The Marinifilum sp. JC120 genome segment TTATACCTCGCCCACCCAGATCAGGACCCTCATGCGTTTTGGACATCGTTACCCGGAGCAGCACGACCTTTCTTCTTTGCGTATTCTCGGCGCGGTGGGTGAACCTTTTAATACCGAAGCATGGCTCTGGATGTATGAGAATATCGGCAAGGGACAATGTCCGGTACTGGATACATGGTGGCAGACCGAGACCGGAATGATCATGATCAGTCCCATGCCCGTGTCAGTGCTTAAGCCCGGTTCCGTAACCCGGCCCCTGCCCGGCATTGATGCTGATGTGGTGGATGCTGAAGGCAATTCTGTGCCGGATGGCAAAGGTGGGCTGCTGGTCATCAAAAAACCATGGCCTGCCATGTTCAGCGATGTGATCGGAGACCGAGAAGAGGTCATGGCCCACTACTGGAAGCGTATTCCGGGTATGTTTTACGCCGGGGATGTGGCCCGCAAGGATGAGGATGGCTATTTCTGGATTCAGGGCCGCGCTGATGATGTGCTCAACATTTCAGGTCACCGCATCGGAACCGCTGAGGTGGAATGCGCGCTGACCAAGCATCCGCAGGTTGCAGAAGCTGTTGTGGTCGGGGTTGTGGATAAGATCAAAGGACAGGTCGCCAAGGCCTACGTGACCCTTAATCATGGTTTTGTGGAATCCGATGACCTGCACCGGGAATTGAAAGAGCAGGTCCGTCGCGAGCTTGGTCCCATCGTGATCGTGCGTAGTATCGAGTTTAGGGACGAGTTGCCCAAGACCTCCAGCGGGAAGATCAAGCGGACTGAGTTGAGTTGACGATGGCGGCGGGGTTTCGCCGTTTTGGATGGAAAATTTATGAAGAAAGCCATTGCGGTTTGGTCGCAGTGGCTTTTTGTTGTTTTGGCATTCCAACAAATCATATTGACAAACCAACAATTTCAAAAGAATGAAATTATCTAGCAAATCTTGTTTAGAACAGATCAGAGAAGGGGAAAATAATGACCACTTATATAAATCTATTTTTGGCAATTGTATTTGAAGTCGTGGCGACAAGTTCTTTGAAAGCTTCTGAGGGTTTTACCAAGCTGGTTCCGAGCCTGATCGTAATTGTCGGATATGCTGCTACATTTTACTTTCTTTCACTTGTACTCAAGACCATGCCTGTTGGTACGGCTTACGCCATCTGGTGTGGATTGGGCATTGTTCTGGTCACGATTGTGAGCGTTTTTCTATATGGTCAGATCCCTGATTTACCGGCCATTCTGGGAATCTTTCTTATTTTGGCCGGGGTCTGCGTAATCAATTATTTTTCCAAAACCATTGTACATTAGATCCTATCACCCCTGATAAAAAAACCGCCCCGTGAACGAAAGTTTACGGGGCGGTTTGCATTTTATAGCTTTGCTGCTTTATCTGGCGATCATAGCCCGCAGCATATCAGCGCAGGTTTCAGCCTGATGTGCCATTTCGTTGAGGCAGTCTACGAAATGGGTGAGCTGGTATATATCTTTGAAATCCATGTCGGAATTGTAGATACGTTTGGAAAGTTCCTTGCGCAGTTCCATGGAACGTGCGTAGTGCTTGCGCACTTTGCGGAATTTGTTCTTGGTGCCTTCGCGGTCAATGGATTTTCCATCATTGAGGGCGATGGTAGCCTTCAGGGCGGGGCCGAGGCTGGTAGTGGTGTCGTTTACTTCAGAGAGCAGCAGGATCAGGTCTTTCTGGTACTCTGTGGGGATGGCTACCTTGCGGATAGCGAGCCAGTGCAGGGCTTCCTGTGCGTAGTCCAGTACATTGTCCTGACTGCGGGTGTAGTTGAAGAACAAAACCTTATCCACGGACATGAACATGGAGTGCGGCAGGTGGTTGCGGATGGAACGCTTGATTTTGTCAGCCTGTCCTTCAACGGTATCGATCTGTTCGATAAGTTCTGTGAATTCGCGGCAGGTATCGTTTCCGGCAACATAGCACTCAACAGAATCGTTGATGATGTGGATACACTCAGCGATTTTGTCGTAGTGTTTGACCAGCCCTTCCATGGGGTCTTTGTTTACAATAAGGCCTAAGAAAGGAAGACGAAAGTGCATAATGTTCTCCTTGTTTTATCTAAATGAAAGCCCATTTAAGCAGGCTGAAAATGATTATACTTGTGAATGCTGCAATGGGAACGGTCAGTACCCAGTAAAGCACGATTCTTCCGAGAATTTTAAAGTTGACAGCTGAAAAACCTCTCGCAAGGCCAACACCTACAACTGCGCCTACTGCTGCGTGGGTTGATGATACAGGTAACCCCATATTGGATGCTGTCAATACTGTTGTAGCAGCTCCGAAGTCAACGGCAAAGCCTCTTGTGTTGGTAAGTACGGTAATCTTTTCACCAACTGTTGACATTACCTTGTGTCCGAGAAGGGAAATACCGATGGCAATTCCAAGTCCACCCATGACCAGAAGACTGAGAGGGACATCTGCCTTGGCAAGTAGTACATGTTCCTTGGATATAAGGTAGATTGCTGCAACAGGTCCGATGGCATTTGCTACATCGTTAGCTCCCTGTGAAAGAGCGACATAGCAGGAAGTCCCGACCTGAAGCTTGCGGAATGTGCTTTCTACTGCTTCTGCGCCTTCTTCTGGGTCACCGACCAGCTTGTTAACTGCAAGCCTTCCTGCAAACCATACTGCCCCGGCAATAGCAAAAGCCAAGGCCAATGATCCGAAAAAGGGAAGTTCAAGGCTTTTTCCTACCGGTGTTTTGTATAGAAATGATAGAGAAATCAGTAGAACAGTCAACCCCATCCAGATTGGAGCCCATTTTTTGGCTTGATGGATAAAATCCTTTTTAAAGAGGATTGTTTTTCTTATGTGGGTGAAGATTAGAAAAGCGATGGTTGCGGCAAAGAATGGCGAAATAATCCATGACATTACAATCCCGACCATTTTTAGCCAGTTGACCACATCAGGGCCACCTGCAACAAGTCCGAAACCGAGAATCGCACCAACAATTGAATGTGTTGAGGATACCGGTAGGGCGGTCAGGGTTGAAATAAGGACCCAGACCCCTGCGGCAAGCAGGGCCGAGAACATACCGACCATGATAATCTTGGGGTCGGCTATGGCTGCCGGGTTGATAATCCCCTTGCTGACCGTTGCGGTCACATGGGAGCCGAGGAACACCGCACCGGCGAAGTTTAGTGTCCCTGCTATGAATACTGCCTGCCGGATAGTGATGGCTTTTGCGCCGACAGCCGAGGCCATGGAATTTGCCACGTCGTTTGCGCCAAGGTTGAAAGCCATCATGAACCCTGCAAACAGGGACATGTAAAAAAACAGATCGTAAATATCCATTAGAGATAATCCCCTTATTGTGAATCCTGAGCGGATTCAGAAGCTTGTTCAGCTGTTACCGGGAGTTTCACACAAAATGAAGATCCGGTACCTGTTGCAGCGTCAACCGGGCTTTCCACCCAGATGTCGCCGTTAAAGTTTCGTGCAAGGCTGCGGCACAGGGCCAGTCCGAGTCCTGAACTGCCGTGTCCTACAGCGTTTTCATCCAGTTTGAAAAATCTTTCGAAAATACGTTCTTTATCCGCGACAGCAATCCCCGGTCCTTCATCAACAACTTTGATTATGGCAAAATCATCATTAGTTTCAGCATGGACTACCACTTCGGTGTTTTCCGGTGCATATTTGATGGCGTTCTCAATCAGGTTGTCGAAAATCTGGACCAGTCCTTCATTGGTTCCGGTGACATTTATTTGCGGAATTTCGTCTTTGCTTAAGTCAATGTTATTGTTCTCCGCGAGAGACTTAAGGTTTGCCATGCTCAGTTCTATGCATTTTTGCAGGTCAGTGGGCTTGGTGCGTAGTTTCTTGCCAGAATATTCACTGCGGGCAAGGGCGAACATGCCGGTGATGACCTTGGACATGTGATCGGCATTATCGCGGATAGTTCCAAGGAAATTTTTGAGTATCTTTTCGTCCTGCGGAGGATTGTCGATCAGGGTTTCTGCATATCCCTTGATGCTGGTCAGCGGGGTGCGCAATTGATGCGAGGCATTGGATACAAAGTCGCGGAGAATTTTTTCTATGCGGCGGACTTCACTGATATCGTGGAACACAAGGATAAGTTTGCGACGGCTTTTGTAGTCATCGTAAGAGCAGATGGTCACATTCATGGAACGCCCGTCCGCAAGATCCACTATCAGGGAATCAGAATCCTTTTTACTGCCGTGTTTGATTATTTTATCAACCGCATCCTGAATTTCATGGCGGGTCAGCACTTCAAGAGGCATTCTGCCTACAAATTGTTGCGTGTCCGGAACCAGTCGGGTCATGGATTTATTGACAGATTCAATTTTGCCTTGCGGGTCGAGGACCATAATGCCTTCAGTCATGTTTTCGAACATGGCATCAAGCTGGTTGCGCTGATCTTCAATTATCCGAATGTGTCCTTTGATTTTTTTGGCCATGGTGTTGATGGAATTTGCCATCAACTTGTATTCCCCACCGGGAATGACCCTGATACGCTTGCTGTAGTCTCCTTCTCCGATGGCCTGCGCGGTAGCAGAAACTTCCCTCACGGCAGAGGTGGTGCGCTTGCCGATGAATACCAGCAATATTGCGGAACCTACAGTCAGTAAGCCCAGAAGTATGGAGAAATGGATCATAACCCGGTCCAGCCTTTCCCCGATTACCGAGTAAGGCAGGGCCAGACGGATGAACTCTCCGTTATTGCCCATGGATTTAGCAACGTAGAGCATGCGGGTTTGCAGAGTTTTGCTGTAGCGGATATCTTTTCCGGTTTCGCTGGTTTCGGCAGCAATGACTTCCGGGCGGTTGGAATGGTCGTCAAGTTCGGGCAGCCTGCTTGTTTTAACATCGGAGTCGGCCAGAACCTTACCGCTTTTTATATAGGTAATGCGGATGTCGAGATGGGAACCCAACTCGTTAATTTCATTTTGAAATGCGGGAGTGCCGGGGTTGACCGGGCTGTGGCTGATTTTCCAGCGCACATAATTCAGAAGGCGGGAAGTGTTTTGCCTGCTGGAAGCGGTCAGCTCTTCTGACACCGTTCCATAGTAAAACCAGAAGGTCAGCAGCAGGGCGCAGAGCAGCACGGCCCAACCCCAAAGCAGAATCTTCATGTGTAGTGATGTTTTAGGCAAAAAAATTCCTCCCTGAGGATTTTCCTGAGCAGAAACAGAGTCCCTTGATTGTCACAGGGGAGTATCAAGCATGTTAATATGGTTAGGTCAAGTTTTGTTACAAAAATTTGTTTTTAGTTTAACTTGCTGTTTTCTAATGAAAAACGGCCATAAAAAGTGTTCTGCACAACTAAAAGTGATTGTTACAATACAGTGACAATTGGCTTTTGTCAGCAGGGTGTTTGTGTGATGGACCGAATCATTACCCATGTTTAAACCAGGAAGATAGCATGTTGAATGGTGTTTCGTTTTAGTTTATTAGTCCATAGACAAGTGCACTAACTAGATTATAAACAAGGCTGAATTTAATGTCTGAAAAAGTTGAAAAAGCAATACAGGATCTGGTCATGAACGGCCCGGTGCCATTGGAGGAACTGGCCGAGCGGCTTGGAAAGACCCCAAAGACATTGGTTCGCGAAGTGAATCCGGAAGACAGGAAAGCTAAGCTTGGCGCGGAGACTCTGGTAGAAATTATGCGCATTACCGGCGCAGTTGAGCCTTTGCGGCTTATGGCTGAAGAATTGGATTTTACAATTGAATCAGCTGATTAGCGCGATTGTTCTGCTGTTTTTAGCTGTATAGGCAAGAGCCATATGTTGCTGTTGTATTTAAAATTTATGGATAGTCCTGTGTAGTTGTCGTATCCGGTTTCTATTTTCCTGTCTTCGTTAAGATATATTCCCATCATACCTGCGGAAAAATCATTTCCCGGTCCGGCTGTGCTGTTTGATGCTCCGCTCAGTTCAAGAGCGGCTGCTTTGAGCTGTTGCGAAATATTATTTGCGGCAAATTTCTCTAATGCAAACGTTCTTTCTTCGCCGGAAAGTGAAGAGACCAGTTTGCCCATTTTCACTACTTCCCCGGCTTCCGGGTTACTGTCTAGAGCTTCGTCGTAAAGATCATCCGCTTCTTCAACCATGCCCAGTGCGAGATTCACGCAGGCAAGGTTGTTGAGCAGTCTGCCGTTATTTCCGTCGTTCAAATCAACAGCAAGGGTATACAAAGATTCCGCCCTTTCCAATAATGCTGTGGAATTTGTGTACAGCCCGACAACTGCGAGGGCGTCCGCTTTCAGGATCACAGCCTCTTCCCTGTTTCTGGCATCTGAAAAACTGGATCTCTCTGCCTGCTCCAGAGCTTCGGCTAGTTCCGAGGAAGGGGTTAGAGTCATTTCCCGGATCAGCAGATTCAGTTGCAGGAATCTCGGCTTCACTCCTGCTTTAACGGACATGGGCCGGGATATGAGTTTGCGGGCTTCTGCTCTGTCTGTTGAGTTTGTGGAGAAGTAGAGGCAGGCAGCAAGGATTTCCGGCTGGTTTCCGGTCTCGGAATCAAGTCTCAAAGTCTGGCGGAACATGTTATCAAATGCTTCTTCCGTGCTCATGGCAGGGTAGGCCAGCCATTCTCCGAGAACATCAACTCCAGCCTTGATCAGCTGGGCCTGTGGGCGGTTGAATTCGTCGTATCCTGTAGCGTATTCCAGAGTTTTGGGCAGGAGAAATCTTGTGGCTGAAGCTTCCTCGGAATTGCGTCCGTCAATTCTGATGGTCGGGAGTGCTTCGGCGATGATCCGTTCCAGCTTGAAGCCCAGAGCCAGTTCGTAGAAAAAACGGTCTTTATTTTTCATATGCTCAGCCCTTTCAAGGTAGGGCCTTGCCGAGAGCAGATTGTCTGTCCGCTGGAAAGCAAGACGCCCGAACCCGGTAAAGGGACGTGCATCATTCGGTCTTAAGCCGTGCAGTTTGTGGAAGAGGGGTTCAGCAAGATCGGGCCTATCCAGCAGGATGAGTGCATTTCCTTTCTCCAGTTGCAGGTCAAAAACATCTTGATCAGTTATGGAAGTGGCTGTTTCGCAGAGTTCTGCCCGGCGGGGCAGGGAACTTATTTGGCGGCGCAGCTCACTGTCCAGATCGGGGTTGGCCAGCAACGGTTTGAGCTGGGTAGCGGCAGCTCCGCCTGCTTCAATATCAAGGTTGCTGTATTGGGCCATGGCTGTTGTCAGGAGCATTTCAGGCGATACCGGAAGTGAAGAAATCGCAATGGCTCCGCTAAGCAGAGGAGCTGCACGGGTAATGTCTTCCGCTTTCAGGGCCTGCTCTCCAAGGGAATACAGAATCCATGGAATGACCGGGGAATGAATGCGGTCGTGGAAAATGCGGGAGGAAAGTATTAATTGCGCTTCCTGCGTCGCTCCATATGCCTGAGTTAGAAATTCAATGCGTTCAAGGTTCTTTTCAAGAGCATGCGGCCCTGTTTCATTCAGGTTCATGCCCTGTTGCAGTTTTTCAGATATAGTACGGATTGTTTGGGAATCCAGCACGGAACAAAGTTTCATCAGGATGATGCACATATCACGGCAGGAGGCATCATAAGTAGATATGCTGTTTCTGATGGTTGCGGCAACGGCAACCAGTTCTTCCACATCGTCTACGCTGAAGCTGTTTTCGCCATTACGTAGCCGGGTTAGAATGTTCTCAGCCCGGTAAGCCAGATATCCGCCGCAGGTGGCGTTGCGCAGGCCGGGAAAATTGTCTTCGGTAATGGCCGGAAATTCGGGCAGGGTTGTGTCTTGAGGTCCCAGGATATTATCCAGAACGGCTTTGCCGGGACCGGGCATATTGGCGAGGAGAATAGAATCCCTTTCTTTGACTGAAATTTTTACTTTCCGGCCTTCAGCTCCGGGGGTTAGGTAAATCCGTGCTTTTTCGAATAAACCGCAATTTTCAAGGATTATCCGGGCGGCAATGATTTTTTGCGGAGTTGCTTTTTCTCCGGGTAATATCTGGGCCAATGCCATAACTGCATTTGGAGTCAGCCGGGAGTCTCCGCTGACTTCAATGGAAGCCACGGACTGGTTTGCGATGAGTCGGGCAGCCGATTCGGCAAGCCTTTGTGCTGCCGGCTCGGAATTGCTGCCGCCGATCTGCTTTCCTTTAATGAATACATCCGGTTCAAGATGGAAATTGTCGGTCAGTAAAGCTGAAAAAGAGGTGCCTTTATCATCCCTGACCATTAGTCCGGAGAGGGTGTATCTTGATTCAGGGGACTGGGCTGTGCAGTTTTCACAACTGAGTCCGGCAGTGGTCAATCGTTGTTGAATGAAGGCTTTGAATTCAAGTACGGGCTGACCGGAAGGGGTCAGAAAATCGCCGATTGATACGAGCGTTGGGGATGCGTTTACTATTGCAGGCAGCAGGGAAATGGCGATTGCAAATAAAAGAAGTCTTATGAAAATTGAAAAACGCATCTAAGCCTCTTGGTATATTGAACAGGTTATGCCTCAATCAATACCTCATCACGCCCATTTAATCCAGCCCCGTAGATTTCGACTTGCCGGGAGAACTCTGGTACTAGGTAGCTCTTCACGAAACAAAAATATTATGAATTGGAATTAATAGATGGAATATAGACAGGATTCAGGACTAGATGGGTTTTGCCGCAAAAACTGGGCCTTGCTGCTCGGTTTGCTGCTTTTGTTTTCCGCCGCAGTTTCCTTTTACGGAACATGGTTGAATTACTTTTACGATATTGATGAGCCCAAGTATGCCCGTGCGGTTTATGAAATGATCCATAGTGGTAACCTGCTTGCTCCTATGTTTGACGGCATACCGCGTATGGAAAAGCCTCCGCTGGCCTATTGGGTTATGTCTCCCTTTGCGTGGTTGGCTTCCCTTGACGGTTTCAGCGGTAATGTCCTTACCCTGCTGCGTTTGCCCACAGTAATCTGCTCCGTGCTCATGGTGCTGGGAACCGCACTCACCGGGCGCAAACTCTTCGGTCCTGCCACCGGGCTACTGGCCGGGATGATCCTGCAAAGTTCAGTGCTTTTCAAGTTCATGACCGTGATGATGAAGGTGGACGTGGTTTTTGCTTGCTGTGTTACTTGGGCCACGTATTTTTATCTACAGCGTTATCTTGGAGATAGAAGTCCCCGTGTAGCTATCGGTGGCGTCATACTTACCGCGCTGGGGGTGCTGGCCAAAGGTCCTTTCGCTTTTCTGCCCATGGCCGGGTATGCATTGGCAGTGGGCATCCGCCATAATGTTAATAAAAAACATGAATCCACTGAATCAGCATCTTTTCTTTCAGCATTTAATATCAAGGGGCTGATTGCTGCTAAGTGGAATGATCGCAATATTCTGTTGCTTTGGTTTATTGCCGGATGCGCACCCTTCTTTCTTTGGCTTTATGGTGCATGGCTGACAACTGGATTTGACTATACTCAAGGGCTGCTCGGGCAGTTCTTCCATAACACCGCCTCTACAAGTTCCAAAGTTACTAATAAGTTGAGCCATCTTGATCCTTATTTTGACACCCTTACAGTTATATTCTTTCCGTGGGGAGGGTATGTGTTCGGGGCTGTTTACGGTGTCTACCGTTCGGTGCGCGAGAAGTTCAATGAAAAATATGTGTTCATGGCCTGCGTTTTTCTGGTCTACCTGCTGGTCTTCACTCTGCTTTTCAAGCTCAAATCCAATCGCTATATGCTTCCGATGCTGCCGCTGCTTTCCATTTTTGTCTGCGACTGGCTGGTCAATGCCAAGCGTGACAAGATGTACCGCACCCTCTTTGAGATGGGCTTTGTCTGGATTCTGTCCATGGCGGCCATGCTCGGCTATCGTTCCTTCAAGTCCATGAGTGTCTCGGTCAACCTTGCGGACCGGGTGCCTGTGGGCCAGTACATGGAATTGATGTTTCCTTTTTTTATCGCCCTTGGGGCATTTTTTCTGGTGCTGCTTATAGTGAGCATCAAGCAGTCCCAGCGTCCGGTCCTGCACATTGTGGTCGGCTCGCTGGCAATTACGGCGGTAATGCCTTTTTATTATAATGCGTTGCCTTCATATACTTCTCTAGCTGAAAATCGTCCCCTGCCCATTCTCGGACAGGCTTTAACCGACAGGATTGCGGAATTTTCAGACGGGGATACCCTTGTTCTGCACCGCCCGTTTTTTATTAAAACCTTCCCGGACGTGGTTTACTATCTTAAAAAGCTTGATAAGGATGGAAACTGCCTGTACTCGCTCAGTTCCGGGGCGCGTCCCGGAGATCTGATGCAGGCTCTGGCGACTCCGTCCATTGCTGCGGATCTGTTCAAGAAGGAACACCCGGATGCTGAAAAATATCCGGTTTACCAGTACCTGAAGAATAAAGAATTCAAGAATGCGGTCCTGCTGCTTTCTTCAACTGATTACTATAGATTTAAACCTTTCATCGACTCCCTCCCACCCATGATTAAAAATCTTGTGGTTGTTGAAGAGCGGGAGTTGCTGACCATTAAATGGATTAAGGACAAGGTGTATATTGTCCGCTTTAATCCCGGTAAAATGAAATAATGCCAGATAAAAATAGAAAGATAGACATACTTGATTTGGAATACAGCGAGCTTGAATCCTTTATCTCGCAGGAGCTTAAGGCTCCCCGTTTTCGCACTGACCAGATCTGGCAGTGGCTCTGGCAGAAGGGTGCTGCGGATTTTGATTCCATGACCAATCTTGCCAAGAATCTGCGTGAAGCTCTGAAGAGCAAAGCGGTTATTAACCATCCGCAGGTTGATTTGGTCCAGACCAGCAAGGACGGCACAATTAAGATGCTCTTGCGTCTTAATGACGGTGCTTTAGTTGAGACAGTGCTTATCCCCATGGAAGGGCGTTACACCCAGTGTCTGTCCACTCAGGTGGGCTGTGCCATGGCTTGTACCTTCTGTAGTACCGGCTTGATGGGTTTTGAGCGCAACATGAGTATGTCCGAGATGCTCGGGCAAGTGCTGGCGGGCCGCAAATATCTACGCGAAAACAATCTTGATCCGCTCAAGAACCTTGTTTTCATGGGTATGGGCGAACCATTGCTCAACCTCGATAACCTGATTCGTACGCTGCGCAATCTCAATAATCAGGACGGACTTTCTTTCGTGCCCCGGCGTATAACTGTTTCTTCGGTGGGTTTCGTCAAGCAGCTTGAAGAATTGGGCAAGACCGGGTTGACTCTTCCGGCTATTTCTTTGCATGCACCTACTCAGGAATTGCGCGAAAAGATTATGCCCAAGGCCGCCAAGACTCATATTAACGATCTGCTTGACGCTATGGATAACTTTCCGCTCAAGCCGAGGGAAAAGGTAACTTATGAATATCTGTTGCTGGGCGGGGTGAATGATTCCATTGAGCATGCCAAGCAATTGGTCAAGCTGCTCGGTCATCGCCGCTGCAAAGTTAACCTTATCGCCTATAATCCCGGCGATGATCCGCTTTACGAGGCCCCTTCAAGAGATAAGGTGCTGGCATTTGAAAAATATCTTTGGGATAAGAAGATAACCGCAACTATCCGCAGGTCCATGGGGCAGGATATCAAAGCGGCTTGCGGACAGCTAAAAGCTGACCAGGAAAAGAAATGAAAAAAGCGGGGTAGTTAAAACTGCCCCGCTTTTTTTTATATTTCACTAACCAGCATGGTCTCAGCTTGATCAGGCCGTAGATGCAAGCGCAAACCTTCTTTGGTCATTATTATTATCCGGGCACCGGGGGTCATACCGATGGCTCGTGCGGGTTCGACTGATTCAAGGGTGATACTTGCCCCGGGCTTGATGCCGATGGCCGATATCGATTTCGCAGCTCTCGGTCCGCCTAATATGTTTTTAACAGCAAAAGGACGTCCCTTGCCGCAGGTTGCCAACTGGCAGGACACGCCGTCACATTCGCCCCATATTTTGGCTGCCATTCCTTCGGTCATGGTGTTCTGTTTGCCGTCTACCACTGCCTTGTAGGACATGGGGGGCAGGCAGCGGATCAGCTCCAGATTATCCCCCTCAGCAATACCTAGGATTTTGAGGCTTTTTTCGAGGTGTGATCCGGCGGTCAGCCCTTCGATGTGACCCTTTTCACCGGGGTTCATCTCAAAGACCGGGGTTTTATGCCCGTCATCGTGGTGGACAATAACCTTGGAGGCCATTCCCGCCGCGAGCAGAACTTCACCCTGTGGCCCTTTGATTCTTACCGGATGCTGTACCGAATCTTCGGACATGATTTCCAGTTCTGAACCGATATGGAGTCCCATGCGTTCAAGGCGGTTTTTCAGGCTTTCGCTGGTCACAGCCTTGAGCATTAGGTTTTTCTCTACAGGTGCATTTCTTAATGTCAGGGACATTATTGGTTCTCCTTTGCGGACTCTTGCGGTTTGTTCGCTGCTGAAGTTTTCATGGCGGCGTATCCAAGTATACCCACGGTGCTAAGGTTGTGGGTCATGGCCGCAGCAAGAGTGGATATTTTACCCATACCGGCCAGCAGCAGAGTGGCTGAGTTGATTCCTACCGCAGACCACAGGCAGTGACTGAGGGTTTCGCGGTTGGTGAGTGCGATGCGGTGGGCCTCCACAAGGGTAAGCATATCTTCGTTAAGCATGACCACCTGCGCGGATTCTCGAGCGAGGTCAGCCCCGGAAGGCATGCAGATGCCTACGTCAGCGCTTACAAGAGCCGGTGTATCGTTGACCCCGTCTCCGGCAAAGGCGACTTTGGCCCCGCCGTCTTTAAGTTCTTTGACGATGTTTGCTTTATCTTCGGGTTTGAGTTCCCAGTGCACGGCGTCCACAGGGGGAAGTTGAGCCGCAAGGGCCAGTGCTGTGGAGCGGTGATCCCCGGTGAGGATCTCAATGCGCTTGATTCCTGCCGCCTTGAAAGATTCGAGGGCTTCAAGGGCTTCGGGGCGCAGTTCATCACGCATGGCAATAATGCCGATAAGTTCCTCGTCCATGGCTACGAAAAGAAGGTTCTTGCCTGCATTACGCAACTGGCGGGACTTTTTCTCCATGTATGAGCAGTCCACATGTTCATCTTCTTCTACAAAGTGCTGGCTGCCTACAAGCACCCGTTTGCCATCAACGTAGGCGGAAACACCGTGGGCCACGATAAAGTCGACCCCGCTTACTTCCGGCAGTCCGATTTTACGTTCTTTGGCTTCGTTAACAACCGCTTTCGCTACCGGGTGGGCATAGTGTTCCTCGGCCCCGGCGGCAATGGAGAGAAGTTCTTCCTCTTCGTAAAGAGGCATGGGAACGATGTCGGTAACTTTGAGTTCCCCTTTGGTCAGTGTTCCGGTCTTGTCAAAGACGATGGTGTCCACTGCGGCGAGGTTGTCGAGAGCCTGTCCGCCCTTGAGCAGAACCCCGGCTTTACTTGCAGTATACATGGAAGTACGGGTGGCAACCGGGGTGGAAAGCTTGATGGCGCATGAGTAGTCAACAGTCAGCACCGATGCGGCACGGGCAAGGTCTCCGGTCAGGGCGTAAACGCCAAGTCCGGCCCCGAAAGTCAGGGGCACCAGCTTGTCTGCGAGTTCTGCGGACTGGATCTGGCTTTTGGATTGCGAACGTAGGGAACTTTCAAGATAGCGGTTGATACGGGCCATGCCTGTTTCAGAACCGACTTTGTCAGCCCTGATTTTGAGGGTCCCCTCTTCTACTACTGCGCCGGAAAGGGTTGCGTCTCCAGGTTGCAGGTGGATAGGCACGGATTCTCCGGTAATGGAACTCTGGTTCACAGAACCGTCACCCTCAACAATGGTTCCCTCGATGGGGATGAGTTCACCGGGGCCGCAGACTACAATGTCGCCTACTTGCAGATCATTGAAGTCTATTTCAAGCTCACGACCATCCTTTTCAATCCAGATTTTCTCAACCT includes the following:
- a CDS encoding heavy metal translocating P-type ATPase, whose amino-acid sequence is MIGTPNRKKRFEIVHELPKRIRLKSLILLTPDLDHNYLQASVESLGGVESVRINGPAFSVTVEYDGTPEVRAAIIETLNDIPHEAFLKGNEREHDTDLIDVGARTAAAAATPFLPLPVQAATSWMLGIPGIVSGLETLFTRGVKIEVLDGTVKALSLLRGDYFTSNSVGALLSLGEYLEDQSEQKSTDLLKTLLKPQVEKIWIEKDGRELEIDFNDLQVGDIVVCGPGELIPIEGTIVEGDGSVNQSSITGESVPIHLQPGDATLSGAVVEEGTLKIRADKVGSETGMARINRYLESSLRSQSKSQIQSAELADKLVPLTFGAGLGVYALTGDLARAASVLTVDYSCAIKLSTPVATRTSMYTASKAGVLLKGGQALDNLAAVDTIVFDKTGTLTKGELKVTDIVPMPLYEEEELLSIAAGAEEHYAHPVAKAVVNEAKERKIGLPEVSGVDFIVAHGVSAYVDGKRVLVGSQHFVEEDEHVDCSYMEKKSRQLRNAGKNLLFVAMDEELIGIIAMRDELRPEALEALESFKAAGIKRIEILTGDHRSTALALAAQLPPVDAVHWELKPEDKANIVKELKDGGAKVAFAGDGVNDTPALVSADVGICMPSGADLARESAQVVMLNEDMLTLVEAHRIALTNRETLSHCLWSAVGINSATLLLAGMGKISTLAAAMTHNLSTVGILGYAAMKTSAANKPQESAKENQ